One stretch of Thermus islandicus DSM 21543 DNA includes these proteins:
- the cas2 gene encoding CRISPR-associated endonuclease Cas2: MYVVMVYDVAVERVAKVLKVGRRYLTWVQNSVLEGELSPARFARLKVEVAKVIESSDAVRFYVLPDKGALRVEILGTSKNEPNQFI; this comes from the coding sequence GTGTACGTGGTCATGGTCTACGATGTGGCGGTAGAGCGGGTGGCGAAAGTGCTCAAGGTGGGGAGGCGGTACCTCACCTGGGTCCAGAACTCCGTCCTGGAAGGGGAGCTTTCCCCCGCTCGCTTCGCCCGCCTAAAGGTGGAGGTGGCCAAGGTAATTGAGTCCTCGGACGCAGTTCGCTTCTACGTGCTCCCCGATAAGGGAGCCCTTCGGGTAGAGATCCTGGGTACCTCCAAGAACGAGCCCAACCAGTTTATCTGA